One segment of Pantoea sp. Lij88 DNA contains the following:
- the yfbV gene encoding terminus macrodomain insulation protein YfbV: MANESGSTNWFRMFQRGQHYMKTWPADKRLAPVFPENRVSSATRFAIRFMPPLAIFTLTWQIAMGGQLGPAVATALFACSLPMQGLWWLGKRSVTPLPPTLLNWFHEVRIRLEEAGQAIAPVEGKPTYQALADLLKRAFKQLDRTFLDDL, from the coding sequence ATGGCGAATGAATCTGGCAGTACCAATTGGTTTCGGATGTTTCAGCGCGGCCAACACTATATGAAGACCTGGCCTGCTGATAAGCGCCTGGCCCCCGTGTTCCCGGAAAACCGGGTTTCATCGGCAACGCGTTTTGCCATTCGTTTTATGCCACCTCTGGCGATTTTTACGCTGACCTGGCAGATCGCGATGGGCGGTCAGTTAGGCCCGGCGGTGGCGACCGCGCTGTTTGCCTGCAGCCTGCCGATGCAGGGACTGTGGTGGCTGGGCAAGCGTTCAGTAACGCCACTGCCGCCCACTCTGCTTAACTGGTTTCATGAAGTGCGTATCCGGCTGGAAGAAGCAGGGCAGGCGATAGCCCCGGTCGAAGGCAAGCCAACTTATCAGGCGCTGGCCGATCTGCTGAAGCGGGCATTTAAACAGCTCGACCGTACTTTCCTCGACGATCTCTGA
- the yfcF gene encoding glutathione transferase: MNYPSITLWSDSSFFSPYAMSAYVALTEKGVPFHLKRVDLSQNQQYAAAYRELSLTCRVPTLQIDDFLLSESSAITEYLEERFPAPEFERLYPRDREKRARAREIQAWLRSDFLWIRQERPTEVLFAGERFAPLTASAQLAVDKLVAAVDRLLPDGQQNLFGEWSIADTDLAVMLNRLVLHGDPLPARLQHYAEFQWQRASVQLWLAESGKNR, from the coding sequence ATGAATTATCCGTCCATCACCCTGTGGTCAGATTCATCATTTTTCAGTCCTTACGCCATGTCGGCTTATGTAGCTCTTACCGAAAAAGGGGTCCCGTTCCACCTCAAACGCGTCGATTTGTCGCAGAACCAGCAATATGCCGCGGCCTACCGTGAGCTATCGCTGACCTGCCGGGTACCGACCCTGCAGATTGATGACTTTCTGTTGAGCGAATCCTCGGCGATTACCGAATATCTTGAAGAGCGTTTTCCGGCGCCCGAGTTTGAACGCCTCTATCCCCGTGACCGCGAGAAGCGTGCCCGTGCCAGAGAGATTCAGGCCTGGCTGCGCAGCGACTTCCTGTGGATCCGTCAGGAACGTCCGACGGAAGTGCTGTTTGCGGGTGAACGCTTTGCCCCGCTGACCGCGTCAGCGCAGCTGGCGGTAGATAAACTCGTTGCGGCTGTCGATCGCCTGCTGCCGGACGGGCAACAGAACCTGTTTGGCGAGTGGTCAATTGCAGATACCGATCTGGCGGTGATGCTAAACCGGCTGGTCCTGCATGGCGATCCTTTGCCCGCACGCTTACAGCATTATGCTGAGTTTCAGTGGCAGCGAGCCTCGGTACAGCTGTGGTTAGCAGAAAGTGGTAAAAATCGGTAA
- the pta gene encoding phosphate acetyltransferase: protein MLIPTGTSVGLTSVSLGVIRAMERKGVRLSVFKPIAQPRSGGDTPDQTTTIIRKNSSIPAAEPLQMSRVESLLGSNQQDVLMEEIISRYHANTQDAEVVLVEGLVPTRKHQFANALNYEIAKTLNAEIVFVMALGNDSPAQLKERIELTQSSFGGQKNKNITGVIINKLNAPVDDQGRTRPDLSEIFDDSSKASIANIDPKQLFSDSPLPVLGCVPWSFDLIATRAIDMCRHLDARIINEGEIQTRRVKSVTFCARSIPHMLEHFRPGSLLVTSADRPDVLVAACLAAMNGIEIGAILLTGNYEIDDRIARLCDRAFQTGLPVFMVKTNTWQTSLSLQSFNLEVPADDTQRIEKVQEYVAGYINAEWIESLTATSERSRRLSPPAFRYQLTELARKAGKRVVLPEGDEPRTVKAASICAERGIATCVLLGNPDEIQRVAAAQGVVLGKGVEIVDPEQVRENYVPRLVELRKSKGMTEVVAQEQLEDNVVLGTMMLESGEVDGLVSGAVHTTANTIRPPLQLIKTAPNSSLVSSVFFMLLPEQVLVYGDCAINPDPTAEQLAEIAIQSADSASAFGIDPRVAMISYSTGTSGAGSDVEKVREATRIAQEKRPDLVIDGPLQYDAAIMEDVAKSKAPNSQVAGRATVFIFPDLNTGNTTYKAVQRSADLISIGPMLQGMRKPVNDLSRGALVDDIVYTIALTAIQSQQAEG, encoded by the coding sequence ATGCTCATTCCGACCGGCACCAGCGTCGGCCTGACCAGCGTCAGCCTCGGCGTTATCCGCGCCATGGAGCGCAAAGGCGTTCGTCTCAGCGTGTTTAAGCCGATTGCTCAGCCGCGTAGCGGCGGCGATACCCCGGATCAAACCACCACCATCATCCGTAAGAACTCCTCGATTCCTGCCGCTGAACCGCTGCAGATGTCACGTGTTGAGTCACTGCTGGGATCGAACCAGCAGGATGTGCTGATGGAAGAGATCATCTCCCGTTACCATGCCAACACCCAGGATGCGGAAGTGGTACTGGTTGAAGGTCTGGTTCCGACCCGTAAGCATCAGTTCGCCAACGCGCTTAACTATGAAATCGCCAAAACCCTGAACGCGGAAATCGTCTTCGTGATGGCGCTGGGCAATGACTCTCCGGCACAGCTGAAAGAGCGCATTGAACTGACGCAGAGCAGCTTCGGTGGCCAGAAGAACAAAAACATCACTGGCGTGATTATCAACAAACTCAACGCGCCGGTCGATGATCAGGGCCGTACCCGTCCTGACCTGTCAGAAATCTTTGATGACTCGTCAAAAGCCAGCATCGCCAACATCGATCCTAAGCAGCTGTTCTCAGACAGCCCGCTACCGGTGCTGGGTTGCGTGCCGTGGAGCTTTGATCTGATCGCCACCCGCGCGATCGATATGTGCCGCCACCTGGATGCGCGCATCATCAACGAAGGTGAGATTCAGACCCGCCGGGTTAAATCTGTCACCTTCTGCGCCCGCAGTATCCCGCACATGCTGGAGCATTTCCGTCCTGGCTCACTGCTGGTGACTTCTGCAGACCGTCCGGACGTGCTGGTCGCCGCCTGTCTGGCCGCGATGAACGGCATTGAGATTGGCGCAATCCTGCTGACCGGTAACTACGAGATTGACGATCGTATCGCCCGTCTCTGCGACCGTGCTTTCCAGACCGGCCTGCCGGTGTTTATGGTGAAAACCAATACCTGGCAGACCTCTTTGAGCCTGCAGAGCTTTAATCTTGAAGTGCCTGCTGACGATACGCAGCGCATCGAGAAAGTGCAGGAGTATGTTGCCGGCTACATTAATGCGGAGTGGATTGAGTCACTGACCGCCACGTCAGAACGCAGCCGTCGCCTGTCGCCTCCAGCCTTCCGCTATCAGCTGACTGAGCTGGCGCGTAAAGCGGGCAAACGCGTCGTACTGCCAGAAGGTGATGAGCCGCGTACGGTTAAAGCGGCCTCGATCTGTGCAGAACGCGGTATCGCCACCTGCGTCCTGTTAGGCAACCCGGATGAGATTCAGCGTGTCGCTGCGGCTCAGGGTGTTGTCCTGGGCAAAGGGGTTGAGATTGTTGACCCGGAACAGGTGCGTGAAAACTACGTGCCGCGCCTGGTTGAGCTGCGCAAGAGCAAAGGCATGACCGAAGTGGTCGCCCAGGAGCAGCTGGAAGATAACGTGGTGCTCGGCACCATGATGCTGGAAAGCGGCGAAGTGGATGGCCTGGTTTCAGGTGCGGTTCACACCACCGCCAACACCATTCGTCCGCCACTGCAGCTGATCAAAACCGCGCCTAACAGCTCACTGGTTTCATCAGTGTTCTTCATGCTGCTGCCAGAGCAGGTGCTGGTCTACGGTGACTGCGCCATTAACCCGGATCCAACCGCTGAGCAGCTGGCTGAGATCGCTATCCAGTCAGCCGATTCTGCCAGCGCCTTTGGTATCGATCCGCGTGTTGCGATGATCTCTTATTCTACCGGCACGTCAGGTGCGGGTAGCGACGTAGAGAAAGTGCGTGAAGCAACGCGTATTGCGCAGGAGAAACGCCCTGATCTGGTGATTGATGGTCCGCTGCAGTATGACGCTGCGATCATGGAAGATGTGGCGAAATCGAAAGCGCCCAACTCACAGGTTGCAGGTCGCGCGACTGTGTTTATCTTCCCGGATCTGAACACCGGTAACACCACCTACAAAGCGGTACAGCGTTCAGCCGATCTGATCTCAATCGGACCGATGCTGCAGGGTATGCGTAAGCCGGTCAACGATCTGTCACGGGGTGCGCTGGTTGATGACATCGTTTACACCATCGCCCTGACCGCCATTCAGTCTCAGCAGGCTGAAGGCTAA
- the yfcD gene encoding NUDIX hydrolase YfcD encodes MVDQTAGDGIEWVDIVNEENEVVAQATRAQMRAQCLRHRATYIVVHDGMGKILVQRRTEIKDFMPGKLDATAGGVVQSGEDMLESARREAEEELGIAAVPFAEHGKFYFEDQHCRVWGGLFSCVSHGPFAMQESEVDEIIWMTPDEITARCDEFTDDSLKALSLWMSRNGDNRA; translated from the coding sequence ATGGTGGATCAAACTGCGGGTGACGGCATCGAGTGGGTCGATATCGTAAACGAAGAGAATGAAGTCGTTGCTCAGGCAACACGTGCACAGATGCGTGCTCAGTGCCTGCGTCACCGCGCCACCTATATCGTCGTTCATGACGGTATGGGTAAGATTCTGGTACAGCGTCGCACCGAGATAAAAGATTTTATGCCGGGCAAACTGGACGCTACCGCGGGCGGCGTGGTGCAGAGCGGTGAAGACATGCTGGAATCTGCGCGACGTGAAGCGGAAGAGGAGTTAGGGATTGCCGCGGTGCCGTTTGCTGAGCATGGCAAATTCTACTTCGAAGATCAGCATTGTCGTGTCTGGGGCGGTCTGTTCAGTTGCGTGTCACATGGTCCATTCGCCATGCAGGAATCGGAAGTCGATGAGATTATCTGGATGACGCCCGACGAGATCACCGCACGCTGTGATGAATTTACGGACGATTCGCTGAAAGCGCTCTCCCTATGGATGAGCCGCAACGGCGATAACCGGGCCTGA
- a CDS encoding TIGR01777 family oxidoreductase: MHILITGGTGLIGRHLIPRLQQLGHQISVVTRDVVSAREKLGENVALWSGLAQQPNLDNIDAVINLAGEPIADKRWTEPHKQQLCESRWQITEQIASLINASATPPSVLISGSATGFYGNTGDLVLTEEDQGQDEFTHQLCARWEQLALTAESERTRVCLLRTGVVLAPEGGALSKMKLPFKLGIGGPIGSGKQYMPWIHIDDMLNAIIWLLDHDDLRGPFNMVAPYAVRNEQFAATLGRVMHRPAFMRTPASAIKLMMGESSVLVLGGQHVLPKRLEASGFGFRWYDLQEALQDVAG, from the coding sequence ATGCACATTCTAATTACCGGTGGCACGGGACTGATTGGCCGTCACCTGATTCCGCGCCTGCAGCAGCTGGGGCATCAGATCAGTGTGGTGACGCGTGACGTGGTCAGCGCGCGTGAAAAACTGGGCGAAAACGTCGCGCTCTGGTCAGGACTGGCGCAACAACCGAACCTGGATAACATCGATGCGGTGATTAATCTGGCAGGAGAACCTATTGCTGACAAACGCTGGACGGAGCCGCATAAACAGCAGCTGTGCGAAAGCCGCTGGCAGATCACCGAGCAGATCGCCTCACTGATCAACGCCAGCGCCACGCCACCCTCCGTATTGATCTCAGGCTCGGCGACCGGCTTTTATGGCAATACCGGCGACCTGGTGCTGACGGAAGAGGATCAGGGTCAGGATGAGTTCACGCATCAACTCTGCGCCCGCTGGGAGCAGCTGGCGCTCACGGCGGAAAGCGAACGTACGCGCGTCTGTCTGCTGCGCACCGGCGTGGTGCTGGCCCCGGAGGGCGGCGCACTCAGCAAAATGAAGCTGCCCTTTAAGCTCGGCATCGGCGGGCCGATCGGCAGTGGTAAACAGTACATGCCGTGGATCCACATAGATGACATGCTTAACGCCATTATCTGGTTGCTGGATCATGACGATCTGCGGGGTCCGTTCAACATGGTCGCGCCTTACGCGGTGCGTAATGAGCAGTTTGCCGCCACACTCGGCCGGGTCATGCATCGTCCGGCTTTTATGCGCACGCCAGCCAGCGCCATTAAGCTCATGATGGGCGAATCGTCGGTGCTGGTGCTGGGAGGACAGCATGTGCTGCCAAAGCGGCTGGAAGCCTCTGGTTTTGGCTTCCGCTGGTACGATTTGCAGGAGGCGTTGCAGGATGTCGCAGGATAA
- a CDS encoding YfbU family protein: MEMTHAQRLILTNQYKIMAMLEPENAERFRRYQTIIERGYALQMRELDKEFGELSEAICRTVIDIMEMHHALHVSWSNLKDKGQLEERRLAFLGFDAATEARLLGYVRFMVNTEGRYTHFDSGTHGFNAQTPMWEKYQRMLALWQTCPRQYHLSANEIAQVINA; this comes from the coding sequence ATGGAAATGACCCATGCACAGCGTTTGATTCTCACCAACCAGTACAAAATCATGGCCATGCTTGAGCCAGAAAATGCTGAACGTTTTCGCCGTTACCAGACCATCATCGAACGCGGTTATGCGCTGCAGATGCGTGAGCTGGACAAGGAGTTTGGCGAACTCAGCGAGGCGATCTGCCGGACGGTGATCGACATTATGGAGATGCATCACGCGCTCCACGTCTCCTGGTCGAACCTGAAAGATAAAGGTCAGCTGGAAGAGCGCCGTCTCGCCTTTCTGGGCTTTGATGCGGCAACCGAGGCACGCCTGCTGGGCTACGTCCGTTTTATGGTCAATACCGAAGGGCGCTATACCCACTTCGATTCCGGCACGCATGGTTTTAATGCGCAGACCCCGATGTGGGAAAAGTATCAACGCATGTTAGCTTTGTGGCAGACTTGTCCGCGCCAGTACCATTTAAGTGCAAACGAAATTGCGCAAGTGATTAATGCCTGA
- the ackA gene encoding acetate kinase has translation MSSKLVLVLNCGSSSLKFAILNPASGEEFLSGLAECFHLPEARIKWKLEGEKQEAPLGAGAAHSEALNFIVKTILAQKPELSAQIAAIGHRIVHGGEKLTQSVIITEEVVQGIKDASSFAPLHNPAHLIGIDEAMKNFPHLSDKNVAVFDTAFHQTMPEESYLYALPYKLYKEHGVRRYGAHGTSHFYVTHEAAKMLNKPLESLNIITCHLGNGGSVSAIRNGECVDTSMGLTPLEGLVMGTRSGDIDPAIIFFLHDTLGMSVDAINKLLTKESGLLGLTEVTSDCRYVEDNYATKEDAKRAMDVFCHRLAKYIGSYTALMDGRLDAVVFTGGIGENAAMVRELSLKKLALLGFEVDHDRNLAARFGKSGYINKEGTRPALVIPTNEELVIAQDAARLTA, from the coding sequence ATGTCGAGTAAGTTAGTTCTGGTTCTGAACTGTGGCAGCTCTTCCCTTAAGTTTGCCATCCTCAACCCTGCCAGCGGTGAAGAGTTCCTGTCTGGCCTGGCGGAATGTTTCCATCTTCCTGAAGCCCGCATCAAATGGAAGCTGGAAGGCGAAAAACAGGAAGCGCCTCTGGGTGCTGGCGCAGCGCACAGCGAAGCGCTGAACTTTATCGTTAAAACCATTCTGGCACAAAAACCTGAGCTTTCGGCACAAATTGCTGCAATCGGCCATCGTATCGTACATGGCGGCGAGAAGCTGACGCAGTCAGTCATCATCACGGAAGAAGTGGTACAGGGCATCAAAGACGCCTCCTCTTTTGCACCGCTGCACAATCCGGCTCATCTGATCGGTATTGATGAAGCGATGAAAAACTTCCCTCACCTGTCTGATAAGAATGTCGCGGTATTTGACACCGCTTTCCATCAGACAATGCCGGAAGAGTCCTATCTCTATGCGCTGCCGTACAAATTGTATAAAGAGCATGGCGTTCGTCGCTATGGCGCGCATGGCACCAGCCACTTCTATGTCACTCACGAAGCGGCCAAAATGCTTAACAAGCCACTTGAGTCACTGAACATCATCACCTGCCACCTCGGCAACGGCGGTTCGGTCTCTGCGATTCGCAACGGCGAGTGCGTGGACACCTCTATGGGCCTGACCCCGCTGGAAGGCCTGGTGATGGGAACCCGCAGTGGCGACATCGACCCGGCGATTATCTTCTTCCTGCACGATACGCTGGGTATGAGCGTTGACGCCATCAATAAACTGCTGACCAAAGAGTCTGGCCTGTTAGGTCTGACCGAAGTCACCAGCGACTGCCGCTACGTAGAAGATAATTACGCCACCAAAGAAGATGCGAAGCGCGCAATGGATGTCTTCTGTCATCGCCTGGCAAAATATATCGGCAGCTACACCGCGCTGATGGATGGCCGTCTTGACGCAGTCGTCTTCACTGGCGGCATCGGTGAAAACGCCGCGATGGTACGTGAACTCTCACTGAAAAAGCTGGCGCTGCTGGGCTTTGAAGTCGACCACGATCGCAACCTGGCGGCCCGCTTCGGCAAGTCTGGTTACATCAATAAAGAAGGCACCCGCCCGGCGCTGGTGATTCCGACCAACGAAGAGCTGGTCATCGCCCAGGACGCCGCGCGTCTGACTGCGTAA
- a CDS encoding MFS transporter, whose amino-acid sequence MQSNEYWFGLPKKMFWGFLAIALFMAGDGFEMAFLSRHITDMGFTPAQSAVVFTFYGLAAALAAWASGVVAELITPQRAMMIGFVLWIVMHALFMSLGLGLRNYPLMVLFYGIRGLAYPLFIYSFMMMLVQVLPREKLAAATGWFWAMYSVGIGVIGSYLPSLTIPVLGETGTLWLAIIWVACGGILAYFSLRKVPVDRSRVNLPMRDKMTEMARAVTILFTNQHVFYACLIRIINTLSLFGFAIVMPLLFVDRLGFTISEWLQIWAVFFFVTIFTNIFWGLTGEKLGWIRQVRWFGCLGMAISSLAFYYLPVYAGHNFWVALIPAVMLGIFVAAFVPMTAVFPTLEPHHKGAAVSIYNLSAGLSNFVAPAIASVMLPFFDIVGVVWAYTGLYLFAGVLTFIIRVPQPGHTRDEKAMKSPVAEQRS is encoded by the coding sequence GGGGCTTCCTCGCTATCGCCCTCTTTATGGCGGGTGATGGCTTTGAAATGGCGTTTCTGTCACGTCATATCACCGATATGGGCTTTACGCCCGCGCAATCAGCAGTCGTATTCACCTTCTATGGCTTAGCGGCAGCCCTGGCGGCCTGGGCATCTGGCGTGGTAGCCGAGTTGATCACGCCGCAGCGCGCGATGATGATTGGCTTTGTGCTATGGATCGTGATGCATGCGCTGTTTATGTCGCTGGGACTTGGCCTGCGCAACTATCCGCTAATGGTGCTGTTCTACGGCATTCGCGGACTGGCTTATCCGCTGTTTATCTACTCTTTCATGATGATGCTGGTGCAGGTCTTACCGCGCGAAAAACTGGCGGCGGCAACCGGCTGGTTCTGGGCGATGTATTCTGTAGGCATCGGGGTTATTGGCAGCTATCTGCCAAGTCTGACCATTCCTGTGCTGGGAGAAACCGGAACGCTGTGGCTGGCTATTATCTGGGTGGCCTGTGGTGGGATCCTCGCATACTTCAGTCTGCGCAAGGTACCGGTAGATCGCTCTCGTGTGAATTTGCCGATGCGTGACAAGATGACAGAAATGGCGCGTGCCGTGACCATTCTGTTTACCAATCAGCACGTATTTTATGCCTGCCTGATTCGCATCATCAACACGCTATCGCTGTTTGGTTTCGCCATTGTCATGCCACTGTTGTTTGTCGATCGTCTCGGCTTTACGATCTCTGAATGGCTACAAATCTGGGCGGTGTTCTTCTTTGTGACTATCTTTACGAATATCTTCTGGGGCCTCACGGGTGAGAAGCTGGGCTGGATCCGTCAGGTGCGCTGGTTTGGTTGCCTGGGGATGGCCATCTCCAGCCTGGCCTTCTATTACCTGCCGGTCTATGCGGGTCATAACTTCTGGGTCGCATTAATCCCTGCGGTCATGCTGGGAATCTTTGTCGCTGCATTTGTACCGATGACCGCCGTCTTTCCGACGCTGGAGCCGCATCATAAGGGGGCTGCAGTCTCGATTTACAACCTCTCCGCAGGACTCAGTAACTTTGTGGCACCGGCTATCGCCTCCGTCATGTTGCCCTTTTTCGACATTGTGGGGGTGGTATGGGCCTATACCGGGTTATACCTGTTCGCTGGCGTGCTGACCTTTATTATTCGTGTGCCACAACCGGGGCACACGCGTGACGAAAAGGCAATGAAGTCGCCGGTAGCAGAGCAGCGTAGCTAA